The genomic segment CCCTTTTAGAGTCAATGTGGGGAATGAGAACCGTGGGGACCAGACCATCTCCTACACCAAGGTGGTGACTGTGGAGGTCTTTGGCATCCGGATTACTCTTAACCGGGAATACCGCTATGAAGTTATGGTAGGTGTAACATCTTGGTGGTGGCGGCGCCATTTTCACTGCATGACATGGACTTGTATGTAATCTGTTCTTCCTGTCACCTTTTGTGTAGGTAAATGATGAATTTGTGGCTTTGCCATATTACTTGGATGACTTCAAGGTTGAGATTTTCTACTCGAGCTGGACAGCCGTGGTGAAGACCAGCTTTGGCCTGAAGGTGACCTTTGACTGGGACAGTGATGTAACTGTAAGCCTGCCCAGCTCCTATGCTGGGGCAGTCTGTGGCCTGTGTGGCAACGCAAACAAGAACCCCGCTGACGACTTCAAGCGTCCTGATGGGACTCTGGAACCCAGTGAGGTGCTGTTTGCCAACAGCTGGAAGGTGGCAGAGGTTGCAGGGTGCTGGGCTGTGTGTGCTGGGTGGGAGTGCAGGGTGTGCTCCGTTTCCCAGATGGCCGTGTACAGACCTGACCGCTACTGTGGCAAGATCGCCGACAAGAGTGGCCCTTTCAGTGACTGCCATGCCCGCGTTGACCCTGCTCCATTCATGGCCAACTGTCTGTATGATGCTTGCTACTACAAGGGGCACCCATCTGCTGTCTGCGATGCAGTGGCAACTTATGCTGCTGCCTGCCAAAATGCGCGAATAACCATCCAGCCCTGGAGAAGCCGACGCTTCTGCTGTAAGTGTTTCCTGACGACCTGAAAGGGGACCCTTCTTTGGGGTGTAAAAACCAGCAGCCTTCACTTGCACCACATGCTGTAGCACACATTGATAGGAGAAATGGGGTGCATTCATCTGCCCTAGCAAAGGAGTCCTGGTTCGTGTCCATAAGCTCCCCGAGGACCTATGTGAGGGCTTGTGTTCACAATGGGCATATCCTTCACCCGAGTATGTCCCAGGCCTGCAAAAGCTGAGCCAGTGATGCCACTTCTAGGGAAATTCTAGTGAGGGCCATGCTGGCAATCCTTGTAGAAAGGGATGTTGGGTTTCCTACCaatattctgtttcttcttccaGGGCCTACTTGTCCGCGCAACAGTCATTATGAAGTTTGTGGTACTGGTTGCCCCATCACATGCCATGGGCTGGCTGCCCCCAAAGGCTGCGACCTGCCCTGTCGAGAGGGCTGCCAGTGTGACGATGGCTACGTGTTGAGTGGAGAGCTCTGCGTGCCCATAGCTGACTGTGGATGCCTATACAATGGGCAGTACTACAGGAAGGGTGATGTGTTCTACCCCCTGAGTATGTGtcagcagcagtgtgtgtgtggggagaagGGCATAGTGTCCTGCAAGAGCTTCTCCTGCCCACGTGGGCAGTGCAGGGTGGTGAAGGGAAAGCGTGGCTGCTATCCTGTCGGGGAAGGCAAGTGTGTGGCCTCGGGAGATCCACACTACATCTCCTTTGATGGCCGCCGTTTTGACTTCCAGGGAACATGTACCTACACACTTGCCAAGGTGTGCGATGGAACTGGTACACTGAATGCTTTCTCGGTGGATGTAGAAAATGTCAAGTATGGAAGTGGAAATGTGGCCGTCGCCAAGACTGTATTTGTCTGGGTCTATGGCCACAAATTTACCATGAGGCAAAGGGTGCAGTGGAATGTTATTGTAAGTACCCTTTCAACTGCCTCGACGCCAATTAGGGTTGCTGCTGGTCTCTAACCTATAATACTTGTTGGCAGGTTGACAGTGGTGTGTTGAACCTCCCCCTTTCCATGAACAATGGAATGATCACCATCACCCAGGAGGGCTCCAACATCATTGTGCGGACTGACTTTGGTCTCAAGGTGCTCTATGACACGGCTTACTATGTGGAAGTGATTGTCCCCTCAAGCTACCAGGGCAAGATGTGTGGCCTTTGTGGCAACTACAATGGTGAACCCAAGGATGACTTTCTCCTGCCTAATGGCAGGGAGGCTCCCAGTGTCGATGACTTCGGTAGAGGCTGGAAAGTGGCCATTCCTGGAGTGAGCTGCTCTGATGGCTGTGGCAAGAACTGCCCAGTGTGCGAGCGGACCAAGGAGGCTCTCTTCAAGTTGGGCCGCTTCTGTGGGGTGATCACCTCCACCCAAGGGCCCTTCAGTGCCTGTCATGCCTCGGTGAACCCAGAGCCCTACTTCCAGCATTGTGTATATGATGTGTGTGCTCTCAATGGAGACCAACAGACCCTGTGTATGAGTATCCAAGCCTATGCCGTTGCCTGTCAGAATGCAGGGGTTGCCATCAAACCATGGAGGACCAAGGATTTCTGTCGTAAGTCCCCATGATCCTTGCTCTAATATTCGGTAGAGGCATCCTTGAAGCTTGTCCCTATTGAGAAAGCGCTCGCTTTTCACCTAGGTGCTCTCTTGCTGTTAATGACCCAATGCTCTGCTGTCTCCACAGCTTTTCCCTGTCCAACTAACAGCCACTATGAGCTGTGTGCTGATACCTGTGGGAACACCTGTGCTGTGCTCCTCAGCCCCACCACCTGCACAGGCAAGTGCTTTGAGGGCTGCCAATGTGATCCTGGCTTTCTAGCGGATGCTGGTCTGTGCGTCTCCATGGAGTCCTGTGGCTGTGTCTATGATGGCAAATATTTGAAGGTAGGCGTGAACCAGCTTGGTGGTTAAGGGATCACTTAATTTTGACTTGCATCACTGTAAGTGAGCTCTTCATTTCATTGCGGGTTCATAACATAATGCATCTAGCTGAGTGCATGGCTGGTCAGGTTTAGTTCTCCTACCTTTGGAACAAGCCTTTGTTTTATGCAGGCTGGCCAGTCCTCACTTGGAAGGGATTGCACTGAAAACTGCACCTGCCTCAATGGATGGGTCACGTGTGAGAAGATGGACTCCACACCAAGGGAGTGCCTCTTGGATAATAGTGTCCGCAGCTACCCCAATGTACAGAGCTGTGTGGTCAGGCCTGGTGCCACTCTTGAATCCTTTGATGGTTTGGAAGATGAAATTGGCAGTGGGGCTCTTGTGCTAACGTACATGTGTGATGACCGTGCAACTGAGTGGTTCCGGGTCGTGGTGGACATCAGCTTGTGTAGCTCCAATTCTACAGTCGCTGCTGTGTACGTCTTTTTCAACAATGGTGTCCTTGCAGTCAACCAGGACCATGAAACCTGGGTAAGAAACTCCTGACATCtaggaatgtgttttttttttttaatgcagtagATTCCTCATGAAGTCATAACTGCTTTAAACTAGTAAAAATGGGTTCAAATGCATTGGTCTGGGGATAATCAGTTTACCCCCTCTGTACCccacttttttgggggggtgagGGTGTAGTGCAGTCTGTTAACTTGACTGCAGCACCACCCAAtggtggagggagggggggtggggggggaatACATAAATTGTTCCAATCATTATGAATTCCTGCCAATATTCAATGCAGTTGTGTTGCCATTGCCGTAGGCTTTAACGTTTTTGGGAGTCACAGTTGCAACATCTCCAAGGGATGATGAGAGCTGCTTTGCTTTTCCAGGTGAATGGGAGGGCTGTGCAGCCAGGCACGTTGGAGGCCAATCTCTCCTTCTACAAACTGGATGACCTGCTGATTGTAGAGACCTCCAGCGTGCGTGTGATCTACAGCTTGACGGGGGAGGTGACTGTCACAGTGGGGGCCTGGTTGGCCAATGAATTGTGCGGCGCTTGTGGCCACCTCGGTGGCAGCGGTCTGGACCTGACCACTGTCAATGGTGACCCATGGAGGGCCAGAGATTTCCCAAACTGGTAGGGGTTTAAAAGCTTCTGATCACCAACTAGTCCTTATTGTTTACTAATATAATGAGCTACATGCTCAAAGGGATAATCCTTTGAGCCCATGTCAAATAAGTGAAACATTCTGAAAACTGGTGACTGTGGCTTCTTACTACCTCTTTTCTTGTTTCGCAGTGACCTCGTAGAACCCTGAAACAGCTTTCCCTGGAGCTTCTGTATTTGTATGCTCTCatatgggatcaataaagtatcatCTTGATTTATGCCTCTTTATTACATGAAGTGAAACATGCACTACTGTACTCCTGTAAATTTGGGTCTTCTGTTTTATGAAACTGGGGAAATCAAAGGGAATTAAATTTTACATGGAAGTAATCAGTCTGTAGTGTTGACATCTGTAGTCCTTCACAATATGCAGCTACCATTTTAGCTTCTGTTTTCTCAATCTTCAAGCAAATTGACAGTGTGCTCTAACACTATTGTTGCTTTCTAAAGCTGTGCCTAATTGTTTTGATTAGGAAGTGGGCCTTTGCTTATGTCATCTTCAATTTGTCCCCAATCAATTAGTGGCAGACTCTTCATATGTAGTAATAATATGCTTGGTTGTGGAATAACATGGTATCAACAATATTTGAGGGCTATCCAATACTTTTGTGTGCTTTAGTGTGTAGTCATTATACAGACCTTGCGACTGTAGAATTTGCTCCTATAGTCGAGGAGCACCTTGGCCAGTTTTTGCATACTGATTGTGATCCTAGCTCCTTCCCATGTCCCCTCTAGGCTGGCTCCTAAAGTGTACTTGATATTAAGGGATCTTAATTGAAGACCTCTCCTCCTATCCTCTAGATCAGAGTTGAGGCCTTTACTAGCTCTTAAGCCTAAAATGGTAGTGTGCTATACTGCTGGGCCTATTCCTATTGTTCTGGTCTTTCAAGTGCTTAACACAAGCTACCACACACTCTACCATGGAGGGGTATAGCAATCAAGTACCTGAGCTGGTCAACTACAGCTCTATCTACTTTCTTGCTATAAGGttagtgaaaagaaaaatatgccAAATCAGTTCCAGCATTTAAACTGGTCAAGCTGGGAGTGGGTGTTTTGTAAGCGTGTTTAGTAAAACACTTCAATTGATATGTAATCAATTCATTGAATAGGGTAGGTGGCTTCAACCCTAGTCCAGCAGATCACTAGTCTGGCATGTATAAGTTGCCATCAATTTCTAAAGATGGAAAATTATGGAAGGAATTTGTTAAATTCAGAGATTGCCAAATGTGAAACCCTGAAGTGGCTGAACTCCTTTTAATCTTTCCTCAACCGCTCAGTAGTTGCAGTTGATTGTTAGAGATGGTGATCTTGTTTTGTGGGATCAGGGTTGGTTACCACTGCAGCAATTTCAGGGTAACAATTGCATTTATAAAAGGGTGACTCACGAGCATCTTTATTTCTCCTTGGCTCAGTCCACACTATGAAGATTGTGTTCTTACCAGTTTGGAGAGCAGAAAATGGTACATTTTTTCCCAGTGTGAAATTATCTTGGGTTTTAATTTAGCAGAAAGATTTGTTCGGTATAGTAGGCACTGAGGTATGGTGACAGAATAAATGGATTACTAACTGATGACAAGTTTACCAATGTAAGGGCAATGCCAATAAGATAGTTaaatgttgctgtgctttcctaaatgaggcctcatctctctggtGCAGCCGCAGAGAAGCTGTTCTTGTTTCTGATTTAAATTGCTCTGTGGTAAGGAGCAGCAGCTCCCCAATGGGGATGTGCCCAGCCACGCTTGGCTATCATAatcaatggaacaagtaataggtttattccatgctgaaaaaaagaaagaacacagtttcggccatggagccttcttcagttgtgagagagacagggctctgtctctcatacctgaagaaggctccacggccgaaatgttgttctttctttttttcagcatggaataaacctattacttattcctttgcagcctacgcatgctgatgcagctacccacctaaactaTCATAATCAATGGCCATTCGTGGTCACTATTTGTCTATGAGATTCTGGAGAATATCTGGATTGCAGTCCTAGATTTGAGATCATTGATACTCATCTTTTACCTTAACCAACCAATTGGGAACCTGCAGGCTGTGGTAACCTAATCACAGACCAACACCTGTCTTTGTTCCAGATAAAAAGAGTGCAGAACTTTGCTCCTCCATCCACTCTTGCACTCCCTCAGACCTAATCACGTGACTGCCAGCACTGTTGTTTAAGTGTGGGACATGCAACTTCGTTCCCAGAGCGAGCCAGAGGATGCTTGTATGTATGAATTCAAATTGTTAGTAAAAGCCAACATGGACACTTCGCTTGATCACCAAAGTATATATTTTGGCTCCTGCTGACAATCTGAATAAGTTTTTATTCAGCAGTGGCGCTTAATAAAAGGAGGCAAACCAAGTTTCTTTCCCCTAAAGAGTGACTTTGTCGGACCCATGGTCACCCTCTGTGCAGAGAGATTCTCTACTAGCCAGCCCAACTACTCGTAGGGTCCTGGGAGAGACGACTGCACTGCGCGCCGCAGTGAGatttctccctcctctctccttccGACTCCTCCGAAGGTGCAACAGGATTGGATGGCATCGAGCCAGAACCggccataggacaacaatcgaATACCGCAGCGATTGGATGTAGCAGCCAGGTGGCCTTTGGtatattctttgttttgtatctctttgttctttgcatctcttcgtgattatataccttgcattttgataaccctcacagtaagaattgccatctgtatccaggcagacaatttatgtattaataaatgtatcttgtgTATTGAATCCATGTTTGTGTGTCGCTGActgattgattttttaataGCCATAAAAGAATAACCTCGTGGTTACTGctacatttaataaattgttccaataaattcacaaaactcctACACCAATATGTATGAGAAGGACCAGTATGCCAGTGCTTCTGCTCTCTGCTCAAGCAAGATGAGGTTGTTAAGTCAATGTGCACCAAACCAGCTGGGCCATGACACCTCTCTGCCTTCCCCCTGTATAAATCTGCTGTCACATTTTGTGGTGCACAAGATTGAAAGAACATGTATATTATGTGCAATTCTAGCTGTGTTTGAGATTTGATCCTTATGACGTAGTTTTAGACTGTTTGTAGGATCACTAGTATAACAAACAATGGGTCTTCTGCATTACTCACCCCATTTACAACAGAAAGCAAAATGTTACtcttcagtttctttttcttccccTTAACTATTAAAAAATATCCTTAATACTTGTGATGTGAATAAGCACAGTGCAGAAACGTTTAatgctatttaaaaaatctctgtattaaaaatacagtcaTTTGAGGATACATGGGCGAAGATCAGCCCACTTCTGCTTCAGTTCCTGCTTGACGGACTCCGGGGCAAAGATGCACCCGATGGCCTGTTCTGACAGCGTCCACACAGCTTCCTGGCTCAGGCCGAAGGTGGAGGCGGCCAGCTGGTACTCCTGGGACAGGTCAGTACCGAAGACGCCCTTGTCATCCGCCTGGGGAGGGGTGAGTGATTAGTTCAGTCAATATCTTCCgtaatttaaaaactgaacaCCCTCCCCAGGCGTTCAGCAGTGGAAGATGTGAAGATATTTATAAAAGACCCTCGTGCTCAAGGAACTCAAATAAGACAGATTTACTCAGAAATGCAGTTCTTATGGTTACGTAAAAACAAAATCCCCTAACCTGTGAAATAGACACCTTTTTGTCTTGATACTTACAGACTCTGAAAATTATACTGAACTATTTTTAATAGATGTATGAGACGCAGCAGTGATTTCATGAAactgtaaaatgtctttttaaatgaataaaaaagcaccactgAAAGTACATTTGGGCTGAGCCGGGTGAGAGGGCAGGACTGAAGGACTTACACACAAGACGCAGGGGTGGCCCAGGCGGTACCAGTACTGAAAGTGATGCTTCTCATAAGAAGGGACGGTCTGGCCCTTGACATTGGAGGTCAGGCACAGTTCTGAAGAACAGAGAGGATTACCATTCCAGCTCGGCTGAGTAACAGGTCAGTGACTATAGCCCTTATAGTGCTGGTGAGTTTGCCTTCAACAGAAACACCTCTGACAGTCTCTGTCTTGTGTAGTGACTGATGAAGCTTAAAAAGTTCACAGATCATTTCTGCTCCCATTTTAATcacacacataaaataaaactagGATTAATTTATTTGTACTTTTAAGAAAGTGAGTAACAGGAAAGTAaagttatgttgttttttttttaactaacacTAACATCCACCACCAACAGACTGGAATCCAGCAACTTTTGTAGAAACTATCAAATTATTGTACTTAAATTGCTACAGACCAAGAAAATAGCTGAACTAAGATAcctcatttgtatttttaaattacctAAAGACAATACAAAACCAGTCAACAGCTGTGTCTGAGAATGTAATGAACTGTACTTTGAACTTGAAAATTCTGTCAATTTGTCCACTGTTTAAAACCAGAGTTTTAAAACCAGTTTTTCTAGATAAACATCTATACCTGCGTACCAACAAATGCTAGGAGTCACGGCAGGTACTGGTGAGGTTGAGAGGCTGCTGACTGCTGTAGTCTGGCTCTCACAGAATACCTCTGTTCATAGCTGTCACAGGGATTCAGCCACTTCCGACCAGAACTGGCCACAAATGCCAAATTACCACAATTGAATTGTATGCTTAACCATAATATAGGTGTCGTTTAGTGAGGTGCCAGAAGGACAAATCCATTTAAAACCTGACTGGCCTACTGAGAGCTGGAATCCCTTTGGGGGGGCTCCCACCCATTTCTAACTGTGCTGAATGATTAAGAGTGGAGCTTCACCATCTCACCCAGGGGGATGTTGCCCTGTCTCACCGCGTCCACCAGCGCTTGGGACCCGCCCACCTCCGGGTGCAGGAAGGTGCCGTGGCCAATCCTGTCAGGGGGCAGGGTCAGGAGCAgctctgtctcctccctctGGGTGGGCACCTGGAAGAGGGCAGAGTCTGCAGCAGGAAGCTCTGAGCCTCAATGGCCTGACACACAGCGACTACACGGACAAATTCCCACAAATgtgctcttaaaaaaaaacttgacaagtaaatatttgtcaaatgtattttaatgtggGGGTGAAGGTTATGTCATATACAGTGGATTTCAAAAGTCTGCACACCGTTATTGATGGCACACCCTTGATGACTTTCAAGGCATTGTTTTTCACTTAAATACTGATGGTCACAATATCTAAATAAAGGTGATAAAACATCTGACACAATTTGTCTTGATTTTAGCTTTACAtcaacaaaaactgaaatttcaataagggtgtgtagacttttgatATACACAGTATTTATGACTGTTTATAAGaccattaatatttaattgacaGGCATAT from the Lepisosteus oculatus isolate fLepOcu1 chromosome 5, fLepOcu1.hap2, whole genome shotgun sequence genome contains:
- the LOC107076473 gene encoding IgGFc-binding protein-like, with amino-acid sequence MTMWLLHCVTAVLLTGCLSLLDCGRLLCVQDEICRVVNGEPTCVQPVRKPGTCWAMGDPHYHTFDGRYFDFMGTCTYTIAKNCLSIKALPAFEVEAKNENRGSSRVSYVAMVTVRVYGYNIVVVRFETGLVRINYNIGYLPVTLGNGQVMLYQSGQFAVIETDFGLNVRYDWEHSLVVIAPGHYAGSLCGLCGNFNGDPDDDFATPSGSQVSSAVAFGKSWRVADAPNDELCRDDRKESCEHELLARWQGLPFCGLITQGGGPFHMCHSAVDPKPYFDSCVYDLCMTGGFHQLLCRSLQVYAEACHRAGIAINDWRAAAQCPASCPVNSQYELCGSACPATCGSLAAMAKCRLPCVETCTCDRGFVLSRGKCVPLLRCGCTFEGRHIPAGQTFWADDRCRRLCFCGPEGGQVSCKEASCRPGEQCQVVDGLRDCYPVSYSICSACGDPHYTTFDGRYFDFQGTCIYQLVGLCAPNTTLTPFRVNVGNENRGDQTISYTKVVTVEVFGIRITLNREYRYEVMVNDEFVALPYYLDDFKVEIFYSSWTAVVKTSFGLKVTFDWDSDVTVSLPSSYAGAVCGLCGNANKNPADDFKRPDGTLEPSEVLFANSWKVAEVAGCWAVCAGWECRVCSVSQMAVYRPDRYCGKIADKSGPFSDCHARVDPAPFMANCLYDACYYKGHPSAVCDAVATYAAACQNARITIQPWRSRRFCWPTCPRNSHYEVCGTGCPITCHGLAAPKGCDLPCREGCQCDDGYVLSGELCVPIADCGCLYNGQYYRKGDVFYPLSMCQQQCVCGEKGIVSCKSFSCPRGQCRVVKGKRGCYPVGEGKCVASGDPHYISFDGRRFDFQGTCTYTLAKVCDGTGTLNAFSVDVENVKYGSGNVAVAKTVFVWVYGHKFTMRQRVQWNVIVDSGVLNLPLSMNNGMITITQEGSNIIVRTDFGLKVLYDTAYYVEVIVPSSYQGKMCGLCGNYNGEPKDDFLLPNGREAPSVDDFGRGWKVAIPGVSCSDGCGKNCPVCERTKEALFKLGRFCGVITSTQGPFSACHASVNPEPYFQHCVYDVCALNGDQQTLCMSIQAYAVACQNAGVAIKPWRTKDFCPFPCPTNSHYELCADTCGNTCAVLLSPTTCTGKCFEGCQCDPGFLADAGLCVSMESCGCVYDGKYLKAGQSSLGRDCTENCTCLNGWVTCEKMDSTPRECLLDNSVRSYPNVQSCVVRPGATLESFDGLEDEIGSGALVLTYMCDDRATEWFRVVVDISLCSSNSTVAAVYVFFNNGVLAVNQDHETWVNGRAVQPGTLEANLSFYKLDDLLIVETSSVRVIYSLTGEVTVTVGAWLANELCGACGHLGGSGLDLTTVNGDPWRARDFPNCDLVEP